The genomic interval TGTATCCCAACGAGCGCGCGGTGACCTATGCCATGGTGAAAGAGGCGCAGGAGCTGGCGAAAGCCAAGGGCCTTTCCGAAATCACCCCCGCCATGCTCGAAGGTTTCGCCGCAGCGAAGGTGCTGGTCGAGGGGCTCAAGCGCGCAGGCCCCAAGCCCAGCCGCGACAAAATCCATGCCGCACTGGAAAGCATCCGCAAGTTCGACCTCGGTGGACTGGAGGTGTCCTACGCCGCTGACGACCACACCGGCCTGGACTTCGCCGACCTGTCCATCATTGGCACCGACGGCAAGTTCCGCCGCTGAGCCCCGCACCACCCCGGGCGGGGTTGCTCCCCCTTCCACCAAATTCGTAGACCCGGTTTAGCCGGGTCTACGCGTTTTTACGGATTCCCCGTCACATATCTTCACTATATTTGCGCCTCCACACTTCTAGCATCAAGGCACACGCATGAGATTCACACCCTGGCTCCGACGAGCCGCAGCCCTGGCAGCTTTCAGTACCCTCAGCTGGGCGCATGCGCAAATCCTCATCGGCCAGACAGTGGGCATCACGGGCTCGGCAGCAGCCACCGTGGCCGAATCCATGAAGGGCGCTGCGCTCTACATCGATCACATCAACGCACGCGGAGGGGTGGGCGGCCAGAAGGTGGAAATTGTGTCCCTCGACGACAAATTCGACCCCAAACTCACCCTCGACAACACCCGCATCCTGATCGAGGAAAAAGGGGTCATCGGCCTCTTCATGACGCGCGGCACCCCGCACACCCAGGGCATCATGCCGCTGCTGGACCAGCATGGCGTGCCCCTCGTAGGCCCTTCCACCGGCGCCATTGCACTGCACAAGCCGGTGCACAAATACATCTTCAACGTGCGTGCGCCGTACCAGCGCGAGGTGGAGAAAGCCATCACGCACCTCAACACCCTGGGCGTCAAACGCATTGGCGTCGTGCATGTGGACGACACCTTTGGCGCCGACGGCCTGGCGGGCGCACAGCTGGGCTTCAAGGCGAACAGCCTGGAGGCGCTGTTTGTCGAAAAGTTTGACCGGGCCAAGCCCGACTTCAGCGCCATCGCTCCGCGGGTGGCCACCAAGGAACCGCAGGCCGTCATCTTCATCGGCACCGGCGCCGCGGTGGTGGACGGCATCAAGGCGCTGCGCGGCGCCGGTGTCACCGGGCAGATCGTCACGCTGTCCAACAACGCCTCGGGCGGGTTCGTGAAGGCACTGGGCGATCAGGCCCGTGGGGTGGTGGTGACACAGGTTTTCCCGTCAGAGAGATCGCTGAACCACGCCGTCATCAAAGAGGCCATGGATCTGGCGCGCGCCCGGAATGCGGGTGAACTGACACCTGCCATGGTGGAAGGCTTCGTGAGCGCCAAGGTGTTGGTCGAAGGCCTCAAACGCGCGGGCGCCAAGCCCGATCGGGCCAAGCTGCATGCCGGGCTGGAGAGCATCAAGAACTGGGATCTGGGCGGGATGGAGCTGAGCTACAGCGCCACGGACCACAGTGGCCTCACGTTTTCCGACCTTGCCATCATTGGCCCGGACGGCCGGTTCCGGCGATAACCGCGCAGCGGGGCACGGCCCCTGACTTCAGCAACTACAGCACGGCGAACAGCTTTTCGCGCAGCTCGGGAAGCCGCTTCTTGCCTGCGGCGTTGCCTTCCATGGCCTGCGCCCACGATACATACACACGGCGCAGATCTTCGCTGGTCTGGCAGGCATGGATCGCCTCGATCAGCGAAATGCGGTTGTGGTGCCCGAAGATGGTGTTGACCGTGTTGGTCATGAAGTTGCGGGCCATCTCCACATCCTTGGCGGACCTGGTTTGCGCAGGCGGCAGGTTGGCCAGCTCCGCGTTGGCCACAGCGGGTTGCGCGGGTGCGGCCGCAGGCGGGGCTGCAGCGGAAGACACCGGGGCAATGCATTCACGGGAGAGCAATTCCTCCAGCAGATTCAGGATGTCGCTCCCCGCGACAAAGGCCCCGAGGTCTTTGCCTGTCCTGTGGCCATCCACCAGAATCAGCACGCGCCGGGCCAACACGCTCAAGCCCAGCGACCGGGTTTGAACCTCCAGCATTCCCTGCGGGGTCTTGGCGAATGGTGTGAGCAGGTAGGTCAATTCGTCGGCCATGGTGTGATGAGGATCGAGGTGGTGATGTGTGTGAGACAACGCATCAGAAAACTGAACTGCAATGCTGCATCAGGTGATGGCACGGAGCGATGGGTTTGATCGACCAGGGGCTTGGTGTTTTCCCTGAAGCCAGCCGACCCCAGCGTGTCTGTAACGCCATGTGACTGCTGGAGTTTTGATGGGCAGCGGCCGCGTGCCAATGGTGTTTTCACCAACACCCCGAGATGACAACGGCACGACACAACGCATCCCCTCAGTGTTTTCCCTTGAGTCGTAAAACTCGCGTCAGCTTCGTCAATTTCATCAGTTCGCTGTAAGGAAGCGTCGCCACAGTCACCCTCGCAATCCCGTGGCCTGCCCGCGGAATGTGCAGGGGCAGCGGGGGTTCCTCGCTGCGTTTCTGTTCTCAAACATGAGGGGACTTCATGAAGCAAGACACCAGCAGTCATGCCTACTGGAAAGCCACGCTCGCGCTACTCACCAAGATTCTGATCATCTGGTTTTTAGTGTCGTTCGGCGCGGGGATCCTGTTCGTTGACTTGTTCAACAAGATCAGTCTCGGCGGTTATCCGCTCGGGTTCTGGTTTGCCCAGCAGGGCTCCATCTACATCTTCATTGCGCTGATTTTTTATTACGCCAAGAAGATGGGCGACATCGACCGTCAGTTCGACGTGCATGAAGACTGAGGGCTGACATCATGGATCTTCAAACCACCATCTACCTCTTTGTCGGTCTGAGTTTTGCGCTCTACATCGGCATTGCTGTGTGGGCCCGCGCGGGTTCCACCAGCGAGTTCTACGCTGCGGGCGGCAGCGTCCACCCCATTACCAACGGCATGGCCACCGCGGCCGACTGGATGAGCGCTGCCTCGTTCATCTCCATGGCCGGCCTGATCTCCACCATGGGCTACGGCGGTGCGCTGTTCCTCATGGGCTGGACAGGCGGGTATGTGCTGCTGGCCATGCTGCTGGCACCCTACCTGCGCAAGTTCGGCAAGTTCACGGTGCCCCAGTTCATTGGTGACCGCTTCTACTCCAAGAGCGCAAGCACCATCGCCGTGATCTGCCTGCTGGTCGCATCGATCACCTACATCATTGGTCAGATGACCGGTGTGGGCATTGCGTTCTCGCGCTTCCTCGGTGTGTCCAGTGACACGGGCATCTATGTGGGCATGGCCATCGTGTTTGCCTACGCCGTGTTTGGCGGCATGAAGGGCATCACCTACACCCAGGTGGCGCAGTACATCGTGCTGATCCTGGCTTACACCGTGCCTGCCGTGTTCATCTCGCTGCAGCTCACGGGCAACCCGCTACCTCAACTGGGCCTGGGTGGTACCTATGTGGGCACCGACATGTCCCTGCTCGCCAAGCTGGACCAGGTGATCACCGAGCTGGGCTTTGGCAAGTACACCACGCAACTGCCGGGCAGCACGCTGAACATGTTCATGTACACGCTGTCGCTGATGATCGGTACCGCCGGTCTGCCCCACGTCATCATGCGATTCTTTACCGTGCCCTCGGTGAAGGATGCCCGCAGCTCGGCGGGCTGGGCACTGGTGTTCATCGCCATCCTGTACACCACGGCACCTGCCGTGGCGGCCATGGCCAAGCTGAACCTGCACTCCACGGTGAATTCCGCGGTCAAGACGGGTGGCGATCTGTATGCGCCTGAAGCCAGCCTGGTGAACGAACAGCGTCCCGACTGGATGAAGCGCTGGGAAAAGACGGGCCTGCTGAAGTGGACCGACAAGAACGGTGACGGCCGCATCCAGTACTACAACGACAAGACCACCAATGCCGACGCCAAGGCCAAGGCAGAGGCTGCCGGCTGGAAGGGCAGCGAACTGGACGTGAACGTGGACATCATCGTGATGGCCAATCCCGAAATCGCGCTGCTGCCCAACTGGGTGATCGCGCTGGTGGCGGCGGGTGGTCTGGCTGCGGCGCTGTCCACGGCGGCCGGTCTGCTGATGGCCATTTCGTCGGCTGTGTCGCATGACCTGGTCAAGGGCGTGTTCAACCCCAACATCAGCGAGAAGAACGAACTGCTGGCGGGCAAAGTGTCCATGGCCGTGGCGATCGTGGTGGCGGGCTATCTGGGGCTGAACCCGCCGGGCTTCGCGGCCGGTACGGTGGCGCTGGCCTTCGGTATTGCCGCCAGCTCGCTGTTCCCCGCCATCATGATGGGTATTTTCAGCAAGAAGATGAACAAGGAAGGCGCCATGGCCGGCATGCTGGCAGGCCTGTTCTTCACGCTGTTCTATGTGTTCGCACACAAGGGCATCTTCTTCATCAAGGGCACGGAATACCTGGGCCTGATCGGCGGCGCCAACAGCTTCTTCGGTATCACGCCAGAAGCCATCGGTGCAGTCGGTGCCATGGTGAACTTCCTGGTTGCCTTCCTGGTGGACAAGGTCACCAAGGAGCCGCCAGCGCACATCCAGGCCATGGTGGAAGCAGTGCGTGTTCCACGCGGCTCCAAGCTGGTGGATGGTGCACACTGATGAGTAAGGTGCCAGGTACAAGCCCTGTCACCGTATAAACCCACTGTTCGCTGCAACGCAGCACGGTGACAATGTAGGCCCTGCCGGCTGCGCTGGCAGGGCCTTTTTACTGAATGATGGGGTCGGTGCTGCGCCACGCGCACCGCCCACGAGGGGAGCCTTGCATGGTTTTCGATGTCAGCGTCGCTTTGACGTGGATTCTGTATCTGGCGCTGTTCCCGATGGCGTTTTTCTGGTTCCGCCGCGCCTGGCGCATTGTGGTCAAGCGCGATTTTTCCGAGGTGGCCTTGAAGCGCGGCCTGCCGCCGCCGAACCCCGAAAAGTTTGCGCCGTTCGAAATGATCATCAACCTGATCGCAGGCACTGTGGCCACGGTGGTCATCGTCAGCGTGGCGCTGGGCCAGCTCGACTACAACACCTGGACAGCCATTGCAGGCAGCACCATCTGGTGCAAGTTCTTCCTCAGCTTTGCACTGTCTCGCCAGGCCCATGCCAGCGTGCCCCGGGCCAAGCCCGAACCCAAAGCCTGACTGCGCCAGTCAATAAGTAAGACCGAGGTAAGTGCCAAGCGCACAATGCAGGGCAGAGAGGCGTGGAGACCTCTCGCCAGGAGACCGCTGTGCACAAAGGACTCGGCTCCCAACGCCTGGTTGCGCTGTTTGCCGGCGGCTGGGTGTTGTTCAATTTCCCCCTGCTGGGGCTTTGGGACCGTGATGCCACGGTATGGGGCGTACCCGCGTTCCCCGCCGCACTGTTTCTGCTGTGGCTGGCGCTGATTGTTGCGCTGGCCTGGCTGGTAGACCGGCCCTCGGTACGGGATGACGACGTAACGCCCTCCAGCGCGCCTGCGGCGTCTTCGGTGCCCGCTCAGACGCCCCCCGCCACTGCGCAGCCCCCTGGGGGGCCCTTGCCCCCACAGGCCTGACCCACCATGCTGTCGCCTGCACTGGTCATCTCGGCCTCCCTGGGTTACCTGCTGATCCTGTTCGCCGTGGCTTACTGGGCCGACTGGCGCGGTCGGCAGGGCCGCTCGGTGATTGCCAACCCCTGGGTCTATGCACTGTCGCTGGCGGTGTACTGCACGGCCTGGACCTACTTTGGCAGCGTGGGGCGTGCCGCAACCGGCGGGGTGTGGTTTCTGCCCATCTACCTGGGGCCCACGCTGGCCATGGTGCTGGGCTGGCTGGTGGTGCGCAAGATGATCCGCATCGCCAAGGCCTACCGCATCACCTCGATTGCCGACTTCATTGCCAGCCGCTATGGCAAAAGCCCGCTGCTGGCGGGGCTGGTGACGCTGATTGCGGTGGTGGGCATCGTTCCGTACATCGCGCTGCAACTCAAGGCCGTATCGGCAGGCTATGCACTGCTGACCGCACAGGCCGGAGATGTGGCGCACGCGCCCGTGCACTGGAGCCAGGACAGCGCGTTCTACGTGGCGCTGGTGCTGGCCGGATTCACCATGGTGTTTGGCGCCCGGCACCTCGATACCACCGAGCGGCACGAGGGCATGGTGGCTGCCATTGCGTTCGAGTCGGTGGTCAAGCTGGTGGCGTTCCTGTCGGTGGGCCTGTTTGTGGTCTACAGCCTGTTCGACGGCCTGCCGGACCTGTTTGCCAGGGCGCAGGCCGTGCCCGCACTGCAGCAGTTGCTGCGGCTGGAACAGGGGGGGCAATTTGCCTGGGCACAGTGGTTTGCACTCACGCTGCTATCGATGCTTTCGGTGGTTTTTCTGCCCCGGCAGTTCCAGGTGATGGTGGTGGAGAACGTGCGCGAGTCGCACCTGCGCCGCGCGGTGTGGGTGTTTCCGCTGTACCTGCTGCTCATCAACCTGCTGGTGCTGCCCATTGCGCTGGGGGGGCTGCTGTACTTTGGCGGTGGCGCGGCCATGAACGCCGAGAACTTTGTGTTGTCGCTGCCCCTGGCAGCAGGCCAGAATGCGCTGGCGCTGTTTGTGTTCATTGGCGGGCTGTCGGCCGCCACGGGCATGGTGATTGTGGAGACCATTGCGGTGTCCACCATGGTGAGCAACGAACTGGTGCTTCCCCTGCTGCTGCGCTGGCGGCATCTGCGTAGCGGTGCGGGGCAGGATCTGTCGCGCCTGCTGCTGGGCATTCGCCGCGCCGCCATTCTGGGCGTGCTGGTGCTGGGCTATGTGTACTTTCACCTTGCGGGGGAAGCGTATGCCCTGGTCAGCATCGGGCTCATCAGCTTTGCCGCCGTGGCCCAGTTTGCCCCGGTGATGCTGGGCGGCATGTACTGGAAGGGCGGCACCCGGCGCGGCGCGCTGGCAGGCCTGTTGCTCGGCTTTGCCATGTGGGCCTACACGCTCATGCTGCCCTCCATTGCCAAGTCGGGCTGGCTCGATGCGGGCTTTCTGGCCCACGGGCCCTGGGGCATCGGCTGGCTGCGGCCCGAGCAGTTGCTGGGGCTCAGCGGTTTTGATGGGCTGACCCATTCGCTGTTCTGGAGCCTGTTGGCCAACATCGTTGCCTACGTGGGGGTCTCGCTGTGGCGCGCGCCGTCGGGCCGCGAAGCCAGCCAAGCGCTGCTGTTTGTGGATGTTTTCGAGCGCACGGCGATCTCCAGCCCGGTGTTCTGGCGCGGGCGGGCCCGCACGGCCGACCTGCTGCAGCTGTGCGAACGCTTTCTGGGCGCTGCCAAGGCAGAGGCGCTGTTTGCCCAGTACGCCCGGCAAATGGGGTTGCGGCAGGCCGACGCCATCCGGCCCGACGCACGATTTGTGCAGTTTGTGGAAACGCAGCTGGCCGGGGCCGTGGGCAGTGCATCGGCCCGGGTGCTGGTGGCGTCGGTGGCCGACGAAGAAACCCTCAGCCCCGACGATGTGCTGCGCATCCTCGATGAAACCTCGCAGATACGCGCGTATTCGCGGGCGCTGGAAGACAAGTCGCGGTCACTGGAGCAGGCCACCGCCGAACTGCGCGAGGCCAACAACCAGCTGCAAAGCCTGGACCGCCTGAAGGACGACTTCATGTCGTCGGTCACGCACGAGCTGCGCACACCCCTTACCTCCATCCGCGCGCTGGCCGAGCTGATGCGGGACAACGCGGACATGCCTGCAGCCCAGCGCCAGCAGTTCATCGGCATCATCGTGGCCGAGACCGAGCGCCTGACGCGCCTCGTGAACCAGGTGCTGGACATGGCCAAGATCGAAGCCGGCCATGCCGACTGGCACGTGGCGGCTGTCGACCTGCGCGCACTGGTCGAACAGGCCGTGGCGACCACCGCCGAGGTGTTCCGCGAACGCGCAGCCAAGGTGTCTGTGCGCATGCCCGCCAGCCTGCCCGTGCTGCAGGCCGACCCCGACCGGCTGATGCAGGTGCTGCTCAACCTGCTGTCCAACGCCGCCAAGTTCGTGCCGCAGACCGGCGGCCAGGTGGTGGTGGACGTACAGTCTGACAACGACGGCATCACCGTCTCGGTGCAGGACAACGGGCCGGGCGTAGACCCGGCCCAGGCGCAGCTGGTGTTCGACCGCTTTCACCAGGCCAGCGACGCCGGGCAACGCCCCCAGGGCACTGGCCTGGGCCTGCCCATCAGCCGCCACATCATTGAACATTTCGGCGGGCGCCTGTGGCTGGAGCCACCGCCGCCGCCCCCTGCAACCGGCGCATGCTTTCGCTTCTGGCTGCCGCTGCGCCCCCACTCTGACAACACCTCTGCACTGCCATGACCGCCAAGATCCTGATCGCCGACGACGAGCCCAACATCGTGATCTCGCTCGAATACCTGCTGCAGCGCGAAGGCTACGCTGTAGTGATTGCCCGTGATGGCAATGAGGCCCTGGAGAGCATCGCCCGTGAACGCCCCGACCTGGTGCTGCTGGACGTGATGATGCCGCACAAGACGGGCTTCGAGGTGTGCCAGGCGGTGCGCGCCGACACCGCACTGCAGGCGACCAAGATCCTCATGCTCACCGCCAAAGGCCGGGAAACGGATGTCGCCAAGGGCCTGGCGCTGGGCGCCAATGCCTACATGACCAAACCCTTCTCCACCCGCGAGCTGGTGCAAAAAGTGGCCGACCTGCTGGGGCGCCCCTCCGAAGGCGCGGCATGAAAAAGGTCGACCCGCGCCTGCTGCTGGCGGTGGCCCTTGCCGGGCTGGTCATGGCAGCCTGGCTGTTGCTGATGGGCATTGTGGTGTGGTCCACCCTGGAGCCCGGCGAACGCGACGCGGTGGGCGATGTACTGGCCCCGCGCATGGCCCTGGTGGCGCTGGGATGGCTGGCAGGCCTGGCCGTGGTGGGCGGTGCGCTGCACATGCTGTACCGGCGCTACGTGGGCGCACCCGCCCGGTTGCTGGAAGAGACACGCGTCGTGCTGACGGCCGCCACACCGCAGCGGCTCAAGCCCCGCGGCACCACAGAAATGCAGAACCTCGCCGCTGCCGTGAACGAACTGGCCGCGCAGCGCGACGGCCTGCGCGCGGACATGGACGCGCAGGTGGCCCGTGCCAGCCACAACGTGCAGCAGGAGAAAAACCGCCTGGCCGCGCTGATGGCCGAGCTGAACCAGAGCGTGGTGGTGTGCAACCGCGACGGCCGCATCCTGCTGTACAACCAGCGCGCGCGCCAGCTGTTTCGCACGCTCACCCAGGGGCACAGCGGCCCCGCAGCCGCAGGGGCCGAGCTGATCGGCATCGGGCGCTCGGTGTATGCCGTGTTCGACCGGCAGGTGTTTGCCCATGCGCTGGAACGCATCCACCAGGCCATGGCCCGCGGGGCGGCCAGCCCGTCGGCCCAGTTTGTGACCACGGCGCAAGGCGGGCAGCTGCTGCGCGTGCAGGTGGCGCCTGTGCGCATGGCCCAGGAAGCTGCGGACGCCCCCGGGGCTGGCGCTGCGGCAGGGGTGCAAATCAGCGGCTTTGTGCTGATGCTTGAAAACGTCACCCAGAGCGTGGAGGAAGAGTCCGAGCGGGACCAGCTGCTGCATGGACTGACCGAAGGCAGCCGCGCATCGCTGGCCAACATCCAGGCCGCCGTGGACATGCTGGGCTACGCCGACCTGGAACCCGCCATGCGCGAAAAATTCCTCGCCGTGGTGCGCGACGAGGTGGGTGCCATGGGGCGGCGCGTCAACGACCTGGCGCAGCGTGCCACCCAGCGGCTCAAAACCCGCTGGCCGCTCGAAAACATGCTGGGCGCAGATCTGGCCAACGCTGCGCAGCGGCAGATCACGTCCGTGTGCGAGCGCCCCGTCACCCTGGACGAGGTGGACACCAGCCTCTGGCTCAAGGTGGACAGCTACACCCTGCTGCAGGCGCTGAGCTACCTGGCCCACCGCCTGGTTGACGAATTCGAGGTGCGCTTCCTGCAGCTGCGCCTGCAGCCCGTGGGCGCCCATGCCCAGCTCGACCTGGTCTGGGCCGGCCAGGCCATGAGCAACGAAACCGTGATGAGCTGGGAGATGGATGGCATGCGCTTCGGGGCCGAGCGCACGCCCCTTTCGGTGCGCGATGTGGTCGAACGCCACGGCGGCGAGATGTGGTTTGAACGCGATCGCGTGCGCCACCAGGCGTTCTTCCGCTTTTTGCTGCCACTGGCCAGCGTGCAGGGCCCGGTGGAGATCGCCGTGGGCGACAGCAGCGGCTACAGCCGCCCCGAGTACTACGACTTTGACCTGTTCCAAATGGACGAGCAGGGCAGCGCACTCGACGACCGGCCGCTGGCCGAACTGGCCTACACCGTGTTCGACACGGAGACCACGGGGCTGAACCCCGCCGGAGGCGACGCCATCATCCAGCTGGGGGCTGCCCGCATCGTCAACGGCAAGCTGCTGCGCCAGGAAACCTTCGAACAGCTGGTGGACCCTGGCCGGCCCATCCCGCAGGCATCGATCCCGATCCACGGCATTTCGCAGGACATGGTGGCGGGCAAACCCCGCATTGCCGACGTGCTGCCCGTGTTCCATGCCTACGCGCAGGACACGGTGCTGGTGGCGCACAACGCGGCGTTCGACATGCGCTTCCTGCAGCTCCAGGAAGCGGCCACGGGCATCGCCTTCCATCAGCCGGTACTGGACACCTTGCTGCTGTCGGCGGTGGTGCACCCGCACCAGGAGTCGCACCGGCTCGAAGCCATTGCCGAGCGCTTCAACATCACCGTGCTCGGCCGGCACACCGCACTGGGCGATGCGCTGGTGACGGCCGAGATCTGGCTGCGGCTGATTCCGCTGTTGCAGGAGCAGGGCATCCACACCCTGCGCCAGGCGCGCGAGGCGGCGCAAAAGACGTATTACGCGCGGCTGAAGTATTGAGGTGGGGCGATGGTGCTGTGGTTCAGGATGTGGCGGCCCAGTTTTTGGTTTTTTTGGGCTCTGGCGCTTATTGACAGAGCGCTTATAGCTATTATTTTCATAGCTTCAAACCCCCCCCAGTTCGGGCTGAGCTGTCGAAGCAAGGGCTTGTGCGCTGGTTTGATGGCGTGCCTGTTTTAAGCGCGGAGGCCGGGGTGTGCGCCCGGCGGCGCAGTAACTTTCTCTTGCGTCGCCAAGAGAAAGTCACCAAAGAGAAGGCGACCCTACACGCTGCGTCCCTTCGCTTCGCTGCGGGCAACCTGCGGTGCTCGCGTCCAGCGGGGTCTCGCTCCAACTCGCTCCACTGCGTTGCGCTCAAACAATCGCGAGCCCTGATCCGCTGGCCGCTGCGCTCCTCGGCGCATCCTGAAGGGAACCCGGGGTGCGGACATCCACACGGGCCATTGCTTCGCTGCGCTGCGCTCGGCCCAGCCTGCGCAGCGCAGCGAAGCAAAGGCCCGTGCGGCTGCTCGGCTGTTTGGCTCCCCACCCCTGCTGGCTGCGCCTGCGGCGGGGCGGTTGCGGGGTGAGCATGGGCGTCGGAGCGCCCATGCCTCGTGCTCTGACTCGCCGTGGTTGTCCGAGCGGCGATGCGCAGCAGCAAAGCGAGTTCCACGGCGCACCCCGCACCCGCCCCGTCGCAGGTTTGCCCCCACGCACCGCGTGGGGGTCGCAGACTGGGGGTCGCCTTTTCTTTGGTGACTTTCTTTTGGCGACCCAAAAGAAAGTTACTCGCACGCCGGGCGACTCCCGGCCTCCGCCCTCAACCCCAGCACACCTCTCAAACCAGCACGCCCCGGCCTGGACAGCTCAGTCCGAACGGATGTTGGTGGCGCGAAGGCCAGGAGGTTGCGCGCCGCGTGGCGCTTGTCTCAGTAACGCCCCGTCTGGTACCGCTGCCCCAGCACGCCCTGCAGCGTCTGCACCACCGAGAACGCTTCCTTGAGGTGGCTGCGCTCGAAGTTGGACAGCTCTTCGAGCGCCAAGAAGTTGTCCGGCGCCTCCCCCCGCCCCATCTGCCGCGCCTGGTGCGCGATGCGCAGCTTGGAGAGGAATTCCAGCGCATCACGCAGGTCGCGCGCGCTTTGGGCACTGACCTCGCCGGCCATCGATGCCACCTCCAGCCGGTCGTGTGTGTTGACCGCAGCAATGCCACCGGCCAGCGCGTACACCCGTGCCAGATCGACGATGGGCACGATGCCGCTGTGCTTGAGGTCGATGGTGCCTGCGTTCTCGCCACCGCGGATGCGGGCGATGGAGCCAAACAGCCCGAGCGGCGGCCGGTGCTTGAGTGCATTGCCCACCATGTGCGCCAGAAACAGGCTGTTGCCGCGCGTGCGCTGCAGCACCTGGGTGCGCAGGGATTCAAGCAGCTCGGCCTTGCCATGGATGGCACGCAGATCGAAAAACACGCAGGTCAGCATCAGCGCCATGGGCTCGGGCTTGTCCACCCACTGGCGGAAGTACGCGGCCCAGCGGCTGTGGGGCTGGCGCCACTTGTCGGTCATGGCCATGATGCCGCCGGGGCAGTGGATGTAGCCGCAGGCGGCGAGCCCGTCGCACACCAGGCGTGACAGGGCGCCAAAGTACTCGCCGTGCAGCGCCTCGTCATAGCGGTCGTCCAGCACCAGGCAGTTGTCCTGGTCGGACTTGGCCGTCTGCTCGCTGCGCGCCTGCGAACCGGCGGCCACCCACACGTAGTCCACCGGGGGCGGGCCCAGCTGCGCCTCGGCCAGCTGGATGAGCCGCACGGTAAGCGCGTCGGTGATGGTGGTG from Acidovorax sp. FHTAMBA carries:
- a CDS encoding ABC transporter substrate-binding protein → MRFTPWLRRAAALAAFSTLSWAHAQILIGQTVGITGSAAATVAESMKGAALYIDHINARGGVGGQKVEIVSLDDKFDPKLTLDNTRILIEEKGVIGLFMTRGTPHTQGIMPLLDQHGVPLVGPSTGAIALHKPVHKYIFNVRAPYQREVEKAITHLNTLGVKRIGVVHVDDTFGADGLAGAQLGFKANSLEALFVEKFDRAKPDFSAIAPRVATKEPQAVIFIGTGAAVVDGIKALRGAGVTGQIVTLSNNASGGFVKALGDQARGVVVTQVFPSERSLNHAVIKEAMDLARARNAGELTPAMVEGFVSAKVLVEGLKRAGAKPDRAKLHAGLESIKNWDLGGMELSYSATDHSGLTFSDLAIIGPDGRFRR
- a CDS encoding DUF4212 domain-containing protein — its product is MKQDTSSHAYWKATLALLTKILIIWFLVSFGAGILFVDLFNKISLGGYPLGFWFAQQGSIYIFIALIFYYAKKMGDIDRQFDVHED
- a CDS encoding sodium:solute symporter family protein, which gives rise to MDLQTTIYLFVGLSFALYIGIAVWARAGSTSEFYAAGGSVHPITNGMATAADWMSAASFISMAGLISTMGYGGALFLMGWTGGYVLLAMLLAPYLRKFGKFTVPQFIGDRFYSKSASTIAVICLLVASITYIIGQMTGVGIAFSRFLGVSSDTGIYVGMAIVFAYAVFGGMKGITYTQVAQYIVLILAYTVPAVFISLQLTGNPLPQLGLGGTYVGTDMSLLAKLDQVITELGFGKYTTQLPGSTLNMFMYTLSLMIGTAGLPHVIMRFFTVPSVKDARSSAGWALVFIAILYTTAPAVAAMAKLNLHSTVNSAVKTGGDLYAPEASLVNEQRPDWMKRWEKTGLLKWTDKNGDGRIQYYNDKTTNADAKAKAEAAGWKGSELDVNVDIIVMANPEIALLPNWVIALVAAGGLAAALSTAAGLLMAISSAVSHDLVKGVFNPNISEKNELLAGKVSMAVAIVVAGYLGLNPPGFAAGTVALAFGIAASSLFPAIMMGIFSKKMNKEGAMAGMLAGLFFTLFYVFAHKGIFFIKGTEYLGLIGGANSFFGITPEAIGAVGAMVNFLVAFLVDKVTKEPPAHIQAMVEAVRVPRGSKLVDGAH
- a CDS encoding sensor histidine kinase, with protein sequence MLSPALVISASLGYLLILFAVAYWADWRGRQGRSVIANPWVYALSLAVYCTAWTYFGSVGRAATGGVWFLPIYLGPTLAMVLGWLVVRKMIRIAKAYRITSIADFIASRYGKSPLLAGLVTLIAVVGIVPYIALQLKAVSAGYALLTAQAGDVAHAPVHWSQDSAFYVALVLAGFTMVFGARHLDTTERHEGMVAAIAFESVVKLVAFLSVGLFVVYSLFDGLPDLFARAQAVPALQQLLRLEQGGQFAWAQWFALTLLSMLSVVFLPRQFQVMVVENVRESHLRRAVWVFPLYLLLINLLVLPIALGGLLYFGGGAAMNAENFVLSLPLAAGQNALALFVFIGGLSAATGMVIVETIAVSTMVSNELVLPLLLRWRHLRSGAGQDLSRLLLGIRRAAILGVLVLGYVYFHLAGEAYALVSIGLISFAAVAQFAPVMLGGMYWKGGTRRGALAGLLLGFAMWAYTLMLPSIAKSGWLDAGFLAHGPWGIGWLRPEQLLGLSGFDGLTHSLFWSLLANIVAYVGVSLWRAPSGREASQALLFVDVFERTAISSPVFWRGRARTADLLQLCERFLGAAKAEALFAQYARQMGLRQADAIRPDARFVQFVETQLAGAVGSASARVLVASVADEETLSPDDVLRILDETSQIRAYSRALEDKSRSLEQATAELREANNQLQSLDRLKDDFMSSVTHELRTPLTSIRALAELMRDNADMPAAQRQQFIGIIVAETERLTRLVNQVLDMAKIEAGHADWHVAAVDLRALVEQAVATTAEVFRERAAKVSVRMPASLPVLQADPDRLMQVLLNLLSNAAKFVPQTGGQVVVDVQSDNDGITVSVQDNGPGVDPAQAQLVFDRFHQASDAGQRPQGTGLGLPISRHIIEHFGGRLWLEPPPPPPATGACFRFWLPLRPHSDNTSALP
- a CDS encoding response regulator, translated to MTAKILIADDEPNIVISLEYLLQREGYAVVIARDGNEALESIARERPDLVLLDVMMPHKTGFEVCQAVRADTALQATKILMLTAKGRETDVAKGLALGANAYMTKPFSTRELVQKVADLLGRPSEGAA
- a CDS encoding exonuclease domain-containing protein produces the protein MKKVDPRLLLAVALAGLVMAAWLLLMGIVVWSTLEPGERDAVGDVLAPRMALVALGWLAGLAVVGGALHMLYRRYVGAPARLLEETRVVLTAATPQRLKPRGTTEMQNLAAAVNELAAQRDGLRADMDAQVARASHNVQQEKNRLAALMAELNQSVVVCNRDGRILLYNQRARQLFRTLTQGHSGPAAAGAELIGIGRSVYAVFDRQVFAHALERIHQAMARGAASPSAQFVTTAQGGQLLRVQVAPVRMAQEAADAPGAGAAAGVQISGFVLMLENVTQSVEEESERDQLLHGLTEGSRASLANIQAAVDMLGYADLEPAMREKFLAVVRDEVGAMGRRVNDLAQRATQRLKTRWPLENMLGADLANAAQRQITSVCERPVTLDEVDTSLWLKVDSYTLLQALSYLAHRLVDEFEVRFLQLRLQPVGAHAQLDLVWAGQAMSNETVMSWEMDGMRFGAERTPLSVRDVVERHGGEMWFERDRVRHQAFFRFLLPLASVQGPVEIAVGDSSGYSRPEYYDFDLFQMDEQGSALDDRPLAELAYTVFDTETTGLNPAGGDAIIQLGAARIVNGKLLRQETFEQLVDPGRPIPQASIPIHGISQDMVAGKPRIADVLPVFHAYAQDTVLVAHNAAFDMRFLQLQEAATGIAFHQPVLDTLLLSAVVHPHQESHRLEAIAERFNITVLGRHTALGDALVTAEIWLRLIPLLQEQGIHTLRQAREAAQKTYYARLKY